The Desulfuromonadaceae bacterium genome includes the window CACCATGCCGAATGAAATCCGCAAGCTGGCACACGAGGTGTTGAATAACCCGGAAACCGTCCAGGTCGCCACCGCCGCTCCGGCCGACACGGTCAGTCACGCCCTCTATCCGGTCCCGCAGCACCTGAAGGCTGATCTGCTGCTGGAACTGCTCCGCCACACCGACACCGACTCGGTACTGGTCTTTACCCGCACCAAACATCGCGCCAAACGGCTCGGTGAAAAACTCACCGGCAGCGGCTACCAGGCCGCCTCGTTGCAGGGAAACCTGTCCCAGTCACGCCGTCAGGAGGCCCTTGACGGGTTTCGCAGCGGCAAATATCAGGTACTCGTTGCCACCGATATCGCCGCCCGCGGCATTGACGTTTCGCAAATTTCACATGTGGTTAATTTTGATATCCCCAATACCCCGGAAGCCTATATCCATCGCATCGGTCGGACCGGTCGTGCGACACGCACCGGCGATGCCTTTACCATGGTCACCGGTGAAGACACGGCGATGATCCGCGCCATCGAAAAGACCCTCGGGGGGACTATCGAGCGCCGCAAGGTGGATAACTTCAACTACAGTGTCGCTGCGCCCCTCAAGCAGGAGCAACCGCCACGGCGCCCACGGCAGCAGCCGACAAGTCGCAAACCGGCGACCAAAGTCAGCGGCAGCGAGGGAGCCAAACAAGCTCAACGCCGCCGCCCGCCAAGTCGTACAACGTCGCCAGCGCGCGTCGGCTAGAACTCACGACCCGGCAAGATTCCGCATTAATCGCTAAAAGGGCAGGTTGCTACTAATCAGCAACCTGCCCTTTTGTGACTCGAACAGGGATCGCGATAAGATTGATGTGGCACCGATTGTTTTGATCTGCTATAATTTCTCATTAGTTTTTCTGCCAGAAGCAATCAACGTCAACAGTCCGCGGCCATTTACTTGCCCTTTCCCGCAGGGGACATCCTGCGCAAAAAAGGAAAAAGATCATGCTCGGTATAGAACAAATCGGCACCTATATCCCGTCTCAGCGCATCTCCAATTATGATCGTCAGGAACAGTTCGGCATCGATTCACACTTCATCGAAAAAAAGATCGGGGTGCGTTCCGTCTCGCGCAAGAGCGCCCAGGAAGAAACTTCCGATCTCGGACAACGGGCGGTGGAATCCCTTGTAAAACGCAGCGGCCTCGATCTCGCTACGGTCGAATTGCTGGTCGTCGTCACCCAGACCCCCGACTACCCGATCCCCCACACTTCGGCCATTCTTCACGGACGGTTGGGCCTCGATACACAGTGCGCCTGTTTCGATATCTCCCTGGGTTGTTCCGGTTTCGTCTACGGACTGTCGGTAGTGAAATCATTCATGGAGAGCAACGGCCTGAAACGCGGAATCCTGGTCACGGCTGATCCTTACTCCAAGGTTGTAAACCCGGACGACAAGAACACCACCTTGCTGTTCGGTGACGCCGCCGCCGCGACCCTTATCTCCGATCATCCCGTCCTTGTTCCCGGCGCCTTTACCTTTGGCAGCATGGGGGCCGAGTACGATAAACTCATCTGTCGCGACGGTGTGCTGTCGATGAACGGCAGAGCGGTCTTTAACTTTGCGGCCAAACAGATCCCCGGCGATCTGCGTCTGATGGCAGAGAAAAACAATATTGCCCTGGAGAAGATCGACCGCTTTCTGCTCCACCAGGGGAGCCTGATCATCGTCGAGACGATTACCGCGAAACTCGGCCTGGAACCGGGACGGGTCCCCTTTTCTGCCGGTGATTTTGGTAACAGTTGTTCCTCGACAATTCCCATCCTGCTCATTGATGAAATCGACGATCCGACCGTAAAGACCATCGCTGTCAGCGGCTTCGGCGTTGGCCTTTCCTGGGCAAGCACCTTGCTTCGCCGGGTCTGACCGGGCACCAGCAGATCGATAAAAAAGGCCGTCTGTTTTACCACAGACGGCCTTTTTAGGTGAGCTTTGCACCGAGTACCCTGTAACCCATAATCTTTCGCATCTTGCTTGTTCTTTACCGCGTCAGCTACGTTCCGATTTCAGCTGTTTAGCTACGCTAGGCAACAGAAATCGCGCCTTGCTGACACGTCAAAGCCCTGCGCAATCCCTCGAAATCCTATGGGTTACAGGCTGCTAGTCAGCGGCGATTGCCGAAGATCCGCAGCAACATCAGAAACAAATTGATAAAGTCGAGATAGAGCCGCAGCGCCCCCATGATCGCACCCTTGTGATA containing:
- a CDS encoding DEAD/DEAH box helicase; protein product: MQFNQFNFHPKVTSGITTAGYVTPTPIQAQAIPKVMQGLDVMGLAQTGTGKTAAFALPILHRLMDGGRKSVRALVIAPTRELAEQIHTSFEQFGAATGLRSITIYGGVGFGPQAKKLKQGAEIVVACPGRLLDHIQQKTIDLARIDVLVLDEADQMFDMGFFPDIRKILSHLPKRRQTLLFSATMPNEIRKLAHEVLNNPETVQVATAAPADTVSHALYPVPQHLKADLLLELLRHTDTDSVLVFTRTKHRAKRLGEKLTGSGYQAASLQGNLSQSRRQEALDGFRSGKYQVLVATDIAARGIDVSQISHVVNFDIPNTPEAYIHRIGRTGRATRTGDAFTMVTGEDTAMIRAIEKTLGGTIERRKVDNFNYSVAAPLKQEQPPRRPRQQPTSRKPATKVSGSEGAKQAQRRRPPSRTTSPARVG
- a CDS encoding ketoacyl-ACP synthase III, translating into MLGIEQIGTYIPSQRISNYDRQEQFGIDSHFIEKKIGVRSVSRKSAQEETSDLGQRAVESLVKRSGLDLATVELLVVVTQTPDYPIPHTSAILHGRLGLDTQCACFDISLGCSGFVYGLSVVKSFMESNGLKRGILVTADPYSKVVNPDDKNTTLLFGDAAAATLISDHPVLVPGAFTFGSMGAEYDKLICRDGVLSMNGRAVFNFAAKQIPGDLRLMAEKNNIALEKIDRFLLHQGSLIIVETITAKLGLEPGRVPFSAGDFGNSCSSTIPILLIDEIDDPTVKTIAVSGFGVGLSWASTLLRRV